One part of the Leucobacter triazinivorans genome encodes these proteins:
- the eccCa gene encoding type VII secretion protein EccCa, protein MSSRLAPPRVPSGNVVLQAPPEIEPSDGGSSVLTSMLPMLGSVGAIIMVSVSNAGPTGWITGGMFLISALGFVFVNGWRQRASRQAAILSSRREYLAYLTELRKTVRTAAKAQRRERNWRYPAPETLSYLVEDGTRVWERDPGADDHLSVRIGTSEQPLCLTLTAPELPPVADLDPVATTAAHRFLVTHETQPDLPGYLRISHYRSVQLVGERLDGIRGLARGMVAHLAALQSPDDLQIVVLASPEALPHWEWAKWLPHTQSARLRDALGPARMIGSDPATLLRMMPADLRERPRFTRDAASTATPHLLVVVDGADVPPGDSVFAGGLQGVTVLDLPTTWDDNDDPGVARIHIGDGTAEVAEGRTERQQITPDDMSVVEAEAVARRLAPLHREGGGSGGGAAARAGKRQQELLDLLDLPDVRDLDLAQQWRYLPERDRLRVPIGQDADGAPLILDLKESASQGMGPHGLIIGATGSGKSEVLRTLVLSLALTHSPEQLNFVLVDFKGGATFAGMADMPHVSAIITNLGEEISLVDRMQDALQGEMVRRQELLRAAGNFVNVGEYERARTNGRDDLAPLPALLIVADEFSELLSAKPEFIESFVAIGRLGRSLHVHLLLASQRLEESRLKGLDTHLSYRIGLRTFSAAESRTVIGVPDAYHLPQEPGGGLLKVGSDTELTQFRAAYVSGPPPARRATAPHDGDRASAGAARIVPFTAAAQQLADPAADAAEAEAAAARRAAELVAKEPAETRSTFELAVASMSGLGPAAHRVWLPPLEEPATLDQLLGKLSVSYELGVHAPRWREGRRLTVPMGIIDVPLYQRRDILSLDLSGAAGHVAIVGAPLSGKSTAARTLVASLALTHTPSEVQCFVIDFGGSFAGMRDLPHLAGLATRGEPEVIRRTVAEISSLLNAREAFFREHGIDSIDTYRARRERGLVDDGYGDIFLVVDGWATLRADYEALEPAIQQIAARGLSFGVHVVLTASRWLDIRPNIKDLMGGKIELRLGDPSDSEINRRAAANVTALPGRGLDAAGLQMLTALPRIDGDTAPSTLVDGVEDLVAKISSAWQREPGPKLRLLPEHLALDELRAHPAVDPNHLLLGIDEAELAPVGFDPAREQHLFLYGDSGSGKSSMLRGLTREIARRYAPGDARIFMIDYRRAHLGEIPDDYLGAYLTTADQAAAAVEQLVEFFRGRLPGPEVTAEQLRARNWWTGAEGFIMIDDYDLVATQQGNPAAPLAQLLAQAGDVGLHVIVTRRSGGASRAAYDPILQGMTDLGVTGVLLSGNPEEGQLIGKVKAIPSAPGRAQVISRDRGHQIVQLGYVPATHESGS, encoded by the coding sequence GTGAGCAGCCGCCTTGCACCGCCGCGGGTGCCCTCGGGAAACGTCGTGCTGCAGGCGCCGCCCGAGATCGAGCCGTCCGACGGCGGCAGCAGCGTGCTCACCTCGATGCTGCCCATGCTCGGCAGCGTCGGGGCGATCATCATGGTCTCGGTCAGCAATGCCGGGCCGACGGGCTGGATCACCGGCGGCATGTTCCTCATCTCGGCGCTCGGCTTCGTCTTCGTCAACGGCTGGCGGCAGCGCGCGAGCCGTCAGGCCGCGATCCTCAGCTCGCGGCGCGAATACCTCGCCTACCTGACCGAACTGCGCAAGACCGTGCGCACTGCCGCCAAGGCGCAGCGCCGCGAGCGCAACTGGCGCTACCCGGCGCCCGAGACGCTGAGCTACCTCGTCGAGGACGGCACGCGGGTCTGGGAACGGGATCCCGGTGCCGACGACCACCTGAGCGTGCGCATCGGCACCAGCGAGCAGCCCCTCTGCCTCACGCTCACGGCCCCCGAGCTGCCGCCCGTGGCCGACCTCGATCCCGTGGCGACCACCGCGGCGCACCGCTTCCTCGTCACTCACGAGACCCAACCCGATCTGCCCGGCTACCTCCGCATCTCCCACTACCGCAGCGTGCAGCTCGTCGGCGAACGGCTCGACGGCATCCGGGGCCTCGCGCGCGGCATGGTCGCGCACCTCGCCGCGCTGCAGAGCCCCGATGACCTGCAGATCGTCGTGCTGGCGAGTCCCGAGGCGCTCCCACACTGGGAGTGGGCGAAGTGGCTGCCGCACACCCAGTCCGCGCGCCTGCGCGACGCGCTGGGCCCTGCGCGCATGATCGGCTCCGACCCGGCAACGCTGCTGCGCATGATGCCCGCGGATCTGCGCGAGCGCCCCCGCTTCACCCGCGACGCCGCGAGCACGGCGACGCCGCACCTGCTCGTCGTGGTCGACGGCGCCGACGTGCCTCCGGGCGACTCGGTGTTCGCCGGAGGCCTGCAGGGGGTGACCGTGCTCGATCTCCCCACCACCTGGGACGACAACGACGACCCGGGCGTCGCGCGCATCCACATCGGCGACGGCACGGCGGAGGTGGCCGAGGGGCGCACGGAGCGCCAGCAGATCACCCCCGATGACATGAGCGTGGTGGAGGCAGAGGCCGTGGCGAGGCGTCTGGCGCCGCTGCACCGTGAGGGCGGCGGAAGCGGCGGCGGTGCCGCCGCGCGCGCCGGCAAGCGGCAGCAGGAACTGCTCGATCTGCTCGATCTGCCCGACGTGCGCGATCTCGATCTGGCCCAGCAGTGGCGGTATCTACCGGAGCGCGACCGCCTGCGCGTGCCGATCGGCCAGGACGCCGACGGTGCACCGCTGATCCTCGATCTCAAGGAATCGGCGTCGCAGGGCATGGGGCCGCACGGGCTCATCATCGGCGCGACCGGTTCCGGCAAGTCGGAGGTGCTGCGCACGCTCGTGCTCTCGCTCGCCCTCACCCACTCGCCCGAGCAGCTCAACTTCGTGCTGGTCGACTTCAAAGGCGGCGCGACGTTCGCGGGCATGGCCGACATGCCGCACGTCTCGGCGATCATCACCAACCTGGGCGAGGAGATCAGCCTGGTGGATCGCATGCAGGACGCCCTGCAGGGCGAGATGGTGCGACGCCAGGAGCTGTTGCGCGCGGCCGGCAACTTCGTGAACGTGGGCGAGTACGAGAGGGCGCGCACGAACGGTCGCGACGATCTCGCTCCGCTGCCCGCCCTGCTCATCGTCGCCGACGAGTTCTCCGAGCTGCTCAGTGCGAAGCCCGAGTTCATCGAGTCGTTCGTCGCGATCGGCCGCCTGGGCCGCTCGCTGCACGTGCACCTGCTGCTCGCGTCGCAGCGCCTGGAGGAGTCGCGCCTCAAAGGACTCGACACGCACCTGTCGTACCGCATCGGCCTGCGCACCTTCTCCGCGGCCGAATCGCGCACGGTGATCGGGGTGCCCGACGCCTACCACCTCCCGCAGGAGCCCGGCGGCGGCCTGCTCAAGGTGGGCAGCGACACCGAGCTCACGCAGTTCCGGGCCGCCTACGTCTCGGGGCCGCCGCCGGCACGTCGGGCCACCGCGCCGCACGACGGCGACCGCGCGAGCGCCGGTGCCGCGCGCATCGTGCCGTTCACCGCTGCCGCGCAGCAGCTGGCGGATCCCGCAGCCGACGCCGCCGAGGCCGAGGCCGCGGCCGCGCGCCGCGCCGCCGAGCTCGTGGCGAAGGAGCCGGCGGAGACCCGAAGCACCTTCGAGCTCGCCGTCGCGAGCATGTCGGGGCTCGGGCCGGCGGCGCACCGGGTGTGGCTACCGCCGCTGGAGGAGCCGGCCACCCTCGACCAGCTGCTGGGCAAGCTCTCGGTCAGCTACGAGCTCGGGGTGCACGCGCCGCGCTGGCGCGAGGGCCGCAGGCTCACGGTGCCGATGGGCATCATCGACGTGCCGCTCTACCAGCGCCGCGATATCCTCTCCCTCGACCTGTCGGGGGCTGCGGGTCACGTCGCGATCGTCGGCGCCCCGCTCTCGGGGAAGAGCACGGCGGCCCGCACGCTCGTCGCATCGCTCGCGCTCACGCACACGCCGAGCGAGGTGCAGTGCTTCGTGATCGACTTCGGCGGCAGCTTCGCCGGGATGCGGGATCTGCCGCACCTCGCCGGGCTCGCGACGCGGGGCGAGCCCGAGGTGATCCGCCGCACGGTAGCCGAGATCTCGTCGCTGCTCAACGCGCGCGAGGCCTTCTTCCGCGAGCACGGCATCGACTCGATCGACACCTACCGGGCTCGGCGCGAGCGCGGTCTTGTCGATGACGGCTACGGAGACATCTTCCTCGTCGTGGACGGGTGGGCGACGCTGCGTGCCGACTACGAGGCGCTCGAGCCCGCGATCCAGCAGATCGCGGCGCGCGGCCTGAGCTTCGGCGTGCACGTGGTGCTGACGGCCAGCCGCTGGCTCGACATCCGCCCCAACATCAAGGACCTGATGGGCGGGAAGATCGAGCTGCGCCTGGGCGATCCGTCGGACTCCGAGATCAACCGCCGTGCGGCCGCGAACGTCACCGCGCTGCCGGGGCGCGGGCTCGACGCGGCGGGTCTGCAGATGCTCACCGCGCTGCCCCGGATCGACGGCGACACCGCCCCGAGCACGCTCGTCGACGGCGTCGAGGATCTGGTCGCGAAGATCAGCAGCGCCTGGCAGCGCGAGCCCGGTCCCAAGCTGCGGCTGCTGCCCGAGCACCTGGCGCTCGACGAACTCCGCGCGCACCCGGCGGTCGATCCGAACCACCTGCTGCTCGGCATCGACGAGGCCGAACTCGCCCCGGTGGGTTTCGATCCTGCGCGAGAGCAGCACCTGTTCCTGTACGGCGACTCGGGATCGGGCAAGTCGTCGATGCTGCGCGGTCTCACCCGGGAGATCGCGCGCCGCTATGCGCCGGGCGACGCCCGCATCTTCATGATCGACTACCGGAGGGCACACCTCGGCGAGATCCCCGACGACTATCTCGGCGCCTACCTCACCACCGCCGACCAGGCCGCGGCGGCCGTCGAGCAGCTGGTCGAGTTCTTCCGCGGGAGACTGCCCGGCCCCGAGGTGACCGCCGAGCAGCTCCGCGCGCGCAACTGGTGGACCGGAGCGGAGGGGTTCATCATGATCGACGACTACGACCTCGTCGCGACCCAGCAGGGCAACCCCGCGGCGCCGCTCGCCCAGCTGCTCGCCCAGGCGGGCGATGTGGGGCTGCACGTGATCGTCACGCGCCGCTCGGGCGGCGCCTCCCGGGCGGCCTACGATCCGATCCTGCAGGGCATGACCGACCTGGGGGTGACCGGGGTGCTGCTCAGCGGAAATCCGGAGGAGGGCCAGCTCATCGGCAAGGTGAAAGCGATCCCGAGCGCGCCCGGCAGGGCCCAGGTGATCTCGCGCGATCGCGGTCACCAGATCGTGCAGCTCGGGTACGTGCCGGCGACGCACGAATCGGGGTCGTGA
- a CDS encoding DUF5684 domain-containing protein — protein sequence MDYGTSANAVSAGLWVVLGIWSVIGLAYYVWYLWALSRLFPRVGLPAGWGWIPVWNQWQLIQRGGLPGWLVLLGIVPGLGIVVLIVSIIAIHRINVEHGKGGGFTVLGALLPPLWATLLASYIGDLQTYGAGYGSGGYPASSPAYGWGAGGGAAAGASGPAGGAAPGAAPGAAPANGSAAAPYAPPAFPVAGAPAAGALEYGAPEASPHGSDWAGAQPATETPQDPWSQAQQPRFEPRNPWAQDGAATQGSAGQSPNVQGSAGQGAWAQDPWASQSGEPGRAAPGIGAPAPGSASVGEWGFSNTTEGDFARLAAEGSPARPHQPLGAGDLQRPFSWPAVEETRVTNPAPPAAAGSAEPRAAAPAAAAPAAAASAAAAPAEGPAVPEPAAREGAAGEGAAREGAAGEGAAGEPAPEPAPPAAAPPVRSWSDSQVPESQVPESRVPESRVPGLAPEVVPAGPEATPTIFDAPQPVSVPQAAPVPAFVPQAASVPQARSADPDDLEDRTVVVQRRARWGIELPDGEVLELLGDDVVLGRKPQAVDGAHPLQIVDPTRTMSKTHARMRRNGEDWTIEDLRSTNGVALVDESGETVPLESGREYEVIEQLVIGTLAVRLRRIG from the coding sequence ATGGACTACGGCACATCGGCGAACGCGGTGAGCGCCGGCCTGTGGGTGGTGCTCGGGATCTGGTCGGTGATCGGTCTCGCCTACTACGTCTGGTATCTCTGGGCGCTCTCCAGGCTGTTTCCGCGGGTGGGTCTGCCCGCGGGGTGGGGCTGGATCCCCGTCTGGAACCAGTGGCAGCTGATCCAGCGCGGCGGATTGCCCGGCTGGCTGGTGCTGCTCGGAATCGTGCCGGGGCTCGGCATCGTGGTGCTGATCGTGTCGATCATCGCGATCCACCGCATCAACGTCGAGCACGGCAAGGGCGGCGGATTCACGGTGCTCGGCGCGCTGCTGCCCCCGCTCTGGGCGACGCTGCTGGCCTCCTACATCGGCGATCTGCAGACCTACGGCGCGGGATACGGCAGCGGCGGGTATCCGGCCTCTTCGCCGGCCTACGGGTGGGGTGCCGGCGGAGGCGCGGCGGCGGGGGCTTCCGGCCCCGCGGGGGGTGCTGCTCCGGGTGCTGCTCCGGGTGCTGCTCCGGCGAACGGATCCGCTGCCGCTCCGTACGCGCCGCCCGCATTCCCGGTCGCGGGTGCTCCCGCGGCGGGTGCGCTGGAGTACGGCGCCCCCGAGGCGTCGCCCCACGGAAGCGACTGGGCCGGTGCGCAGCCGGCGACCGAGACGCCGCAGGATCCGTGGTCCCAGGCGCAGCAGCCCCGGTTCGAGCCTCGGAACCCCTGGGCCCAGGATGGGGCCGCGACGCAGGGGTCCGCGGGACAGAGTCCCAATGTGCAGGGATCCGCGGGACAGGGTGCCTGGGCGCAGGATCCCTGGGCTTCGCAGTCCGGGGAGCCCGGCCGGGCTGCACCGGGTATCGGCGCGCCGGCACCCGGGTCGGCCTCCGTCGGCGAGTGGGGGTTCAGCAACACGACGGAGGGCGATTTCGCCCGGCTCGCTGCCGAGGGATCCCCGGCTCGTCCCCATCAGCCGCTCGGTGCCGGCGACCTGCAGCGACCGTTCTCCTGGCCCGCCGTCGAAGAGACTCGGGTGACGAATCCAGCGCCACCGGCCGCGGCCGGGTCTGCCGAGCCGCGTGCGGCAGCCCCTGCGGCGGCGGCCCCTGCGGCGGCGGCCTCTGCGGCAGCGGCCCCTGCCGAGGGGCCTGCTGTACCGGAGCCTGCTGCGCGCGAGGGTGCGGCGGGCGAGGGGGCTGCGCGCGAGGGTGCTGCTGGCGAGGGTGCTGCGGGCGAGCCGGCACCCGAGCCCGCTCCGCCGGCTGCAGCGCCGCCGGTGCGATCCTGGTCCGATTCGCAGGTGCCCGAATCGCAGGTGCCCGAATCGCGGGTGCCCGAATCGCGGGTGCCCGGATTGGCGCCGGAGGTCGTCCCGGCCGGCCCCGAGGCGACCCCCACCATCTTCGATGCGCCGCAGCCCGTGTCGGTTCCGCAGGCAGCGCCCGTGCCCGCGTTCGTGCCGCAGGCCGCGTCCGTGCCGCAGGCGCGCAGCGCCGATCCCGACGACCTCGAGGATCGCACCGTCGTCGTGCAGCGCCGCGCCCGGTGGGGCATCGAACTCCCCGACGGCGAGGTGCTTGAGCTTCTCGGCGACGACGTGGTGCTGGGCCGGAAGCCGCAGGCGGTCGACGGCGCCCACCCGTTGCAGATCGTCGACCCCACCCGCACGATGTCGAAGACGCACGCCCGCATGCGCCGCAACGGCGAGGACTGGACGATCGAGGATCTCCGGTCGACGAACGGAGTGGCCCTGGTCGACGAGAGCGGAGAGACCGTGCCGCTCGAGTCGGGGCGCGAGTACGAGGTCATCGAGCAGCTGGTGATCGGCACGCTCGCGGTGCGTCTGCGCCGCATCGGCTGA
- the putP gene encoding sodium/proline symporter PutP: MSEQTYLFIALGIYFAAMIAIGVFAARRTTDHEDYMLGGRNLPAWVAALSAGASDMSGWLIMGLPGAVYAAGLIEGWIAVGLTIGAYLNWRLVAPRLRAYTQVSNNSITVPSFFENRLRDRTHILRVASSIIILVFFTLYISSGMVAGGKFFESSFGSTYLLGMGLVTVVTLAYTMFGGFLGASLTDVVQGLMLVIAVIIVPVFAIVAVGGVGEATELITSLRPDHFNVFGEGGMTSATIIGIASGLAWGLGYFGQPHIIVRFMALRSPADAKTGRRIGITWQVVSLAGAVLAGLVGIAYVAKYDIDLADPETVLLMMSQTLLHPLIAGLVLAAVLAAIMSTFSSQLIVCSSALVEDLYKVVRKTPPSDRSLVILGRVCVLVVAVVAAALALVPNDTVLGLVSFAWAGFGAAFGPIVLLSLYWRKLTNWGALAGMVSGAATVFIWKAFDTGLYELLPAFIIATLVAVVVSRFTYRRNDDIEQEFTDTGAMLVVGKR, encoded by the coding sequence ATGTCCGAACAGACCTACCTCTTCATCGCTCTCGGCATCTACTTCGCCGCGATGATCGCGATCGGAGTCTTCGCCGCGCGAAGAACCACGGACCACGAGGACTACATGCTCGGGGGCCGCAACCTGCCGGCCTGGGTGGCGGCGCTCAGCGCCGGCGCCTCCGACATGTCCGGCTGGCTCATCATGGGCCTGCCCGGGGCGGTGTACGCGGCGGGCCTGATCGAGGGGTGGATCGCGGTGGGCCTCACGATCGGCGCCTACCTCAACTGGCGCCTCGTCGCACCGCGCCTGCGCGCGTACACGCAGGTGTCGAACAACTCCATCACGGTTCCGAGCTTCTTCGAGAACCGGCTGCGCGACCGCACCCACATCCTGCGAGTCGCATCGAGCATCATCATCCTCGTCTTCTTCACCCTCTACATCTCCTCCGGCATGGTCGCGGGCGGCAAGTTCTTCGAGAGCTCGTTCGGCTCCACCTACCTCCTCGGCATGGGGCTGGTCACGGTCGTGACCCTCGCGTACACGATGTTCGGCGGCTTCCTCGGCGCATCGCTCACCGACGTCGTGCAGGGGCTCATGCTCGTCATCGCCGTGATCATCGTGCCGGTGTTCGCGATCGTCGCGGTCGGCGGCGTCGGCGAGGCCACTGAGCTGATCACCTCGCTGCGCCCCGACCACTTCAACGTGTTCGGCGAGGGCGGCATGACCAGCGCGACCATCATCGGCATCGCCTCGGGCCTCGCGTGGGGGCTCGGATACTTCGGCCAGCCGCACATCATCGTGCGATTCATGGCGCTGCGCAGCCCCGCGGATGCCAAGACCGGGCGCAGGATCGGCATCACCTGGCAGGTCGTGTCGCTCGCGGGCGCGGTGCTGGCCGGCCTCGTCGGAATCGCGTACGTCGCCAAGTACGACATCGATCTCGCCGATCCCGAGACGGTGCTGCTGATGATGTCGCAGACGCTCCTGCACCCCCTCATCGCGGGGCTGGTGCTGGCCGCAGTGCTCGCCGCGATCATGAGCACCTTCTCGAGCCAGCTGATCGTGTGCTCGTCGGCGCTGGTCGAGGACCTCTACAAGGTGGTGCGGAAGACGCCGCCCTCGGACCGGTCGCTGGTGATCCTCGGCCGGGTGTGCGTGCTGGTCGTCGCGGTCGTCGCGGCAGCGCTGGCGCTGGTGCCCAACGATACGGTGCTCGGCCTCGTGAGCTTCGCCTGGGCCGGATTCGGCGCGGCATTCGGCCCGATCGTGCTGCTGAGCCTGTACTGGCGCAAGCTCACCAACTGGGGTGCGCTGGCGGGAATGGTCTCGGGCGCGGCCACCGTGTTCATCTGGAAGGCGTTCGACACCGGCCTCTACGAGCTGCTGCCGGCCTTCATCATCGCGACGCTCGTCGCAGTGGTGGTGAGTCGATTCACCTACCGCCGCAACGACGACATCGAGCAGGAGTTCACCGACACCGGCGCCATGCTGGTCGTGGGGAAGCGCTGA